A portion of the Luxibacter massiliensis genome contains these proteins:
- a CDS encoding pyruvate formate lyase family protein, which yields MTAMQVLEKSLTPGQITKIAKRRFQEERSIDHLEGWFLAKEIGRKCDQEYKDDADCMRAAKTLCAVAEELPLWIGDYHLFAGTQDDAFARSYALINPAFTVDSFSGYCDPVAVFGDIEPTREISRERIEALKEYNDHTAFADALRRAYDIAGDSTSEAVFFIEQVTGHMIPDVRPLLRIGVAGVREEIQSAMGRETDAEKKLYYRAMDRALEAALILARRYAHLAHEKWEKADEGTKPVFAMMENTLKKVPGQGAENLYEAIQSFLLIWQAMCLEQAPNPFAFSVGNADRIFEPYRAMENTGQEMAAALFKHMLVFFNVADRSWAISQNLIVGGKSSGGRDMTNLSSYALLDAYYDMNLPQPILSVKLHKNTPDRLYKSLGRFFFTPGCLTPSIFNDDAVFQVLEEKSGVDKAELEDYAVAGCQEPLIMGKDNGNTTNSWLNLGKILELSLNSGVSALTGRRLGKSDGEMGFKTKTEVLKNIREIFYRNLEEYTDKMVESANVASEAIGLLKVPFLSAMMGGITSGADVRDTKRQGTKYNGSGCLIHGLSVVADSFIAIDTLLQERPQDAGRLIEALRTNFENDPEMQQYLLTAPKYGNHIARADQEAADIANRVSDLIASKKNYLGNPFRADWSTPSTHLLYGYWVGATPDGRKAREQLGYGIDPLYGEAHQGLGFRILSNMGLPFEKMNGGYASHLGINPHYFRGADYEEKGLEFYNKIIRPLFYNPHKAGVSPFYLYVNVTTPEMLRKVLADPKKYAPSGVYIMRIHGTFVNFLDLSPDIQEDIIKRLDLESTSLEAS from the coding sequence ATGACAGCAATGCAAGTATTGGAAAAGTCACTTACACCAGGACAGATCACAAAGATAGCAAAAAGAAGGTTTCAGGAGGAGAGAAGCATTGACCATCTGGAGGGATGGTTTCTGGCGAAAGAAATAGGAAGGAAATGCGATCAGGAGTATAAAGATGATGCAGACTGTATGAGGGCGGCAAAAACATTATGTGCAGTTGCAGAGGAACTTCCGCTGTGGATTGGTGACTATCATTTGTTTGCAGGCACCCAGGATGACGCCTTTGCCCGCTCCTATGCTTTAATTAATCCGGCCTTTACTGTAGACTCTTTCAGCGGGTACTGCGACCCAGTGGCTGTATTTGGAGATATTGAGCCTACCCGGGAGATATCCAGGGAGAGGATTGAGGCGCTGAAAGAGTACAATGACCATACAGCCTTTGCAGACGCCCTGCGCAGAGCCTATGACATAGCCGGGGACAGTACAAGTGAGGCCGTCTTTTTCATAGAACAGGTGACAGGGCATATGATTCCTGACGTACGGCCTCTCCTGAGAATTGGCGTGGCAGGTGTCAGGGAAGAGATACAAAGTGCCATGGGACGAGAAACAGATGCTGAAAAAAAACTGTATTACCGGGCAATGGACAGGGCCTTGGAGGCTGCCCTGATCCTGGCCAGGAGGTATGCCCATCTGGCCCACGAAAAATGGGAGAAGGCAGATGAGGGTACTAAGCCTGTATTTGCCATGATGGAAAACACCCTAAAAAAGGTGCCCGGGCAGGGAGCGGAAAATCTTTATGAGGCGATCCAGTCATTTCTTTTAATCTGGCAGGCGATGTGCCTGGAGCAGGCGCCCAACCCCTTTGCTTTTTCAGTCGGGAATGCAGACAGAATTTTTGAGCCTTACCGGGCCATGGAGAATACGGGCCAGGAGATGGCGGCTGCGCTGTTTAAGCATATGCTTGTATTTTTTAATGTGGCCGACAGAAGCTGGGCCATATCCCAGAATCTGATAGTGGGAGGGAAATCATCCGGCGGCAGAGACATGACGAACCTCTCTTCTTATGCTCTTTTGGATGCCTATTATGACATGAACCTTCCACAGCCGATCCTCTCGGTGAAGCTCCACAAAAATACGCCTGATCGACTATATAAAAGTCTCGGGAGATTTTTCTTTACTCCCGGCTGCCTGACGCCTTCTATTTTCAATGATGATGCTGTGTTCCAGGTGTTGGAGGAGAAAAGCGGGGTAGATAAGGCGGAGTTGGAGGACTACGCTGTTGCAGGCTGCCAGGAGCCATTGATCATGGGGAAAGACAATGGGAATACGACCAACAGTTGGCTGAATCTGGGAAAAATACTGGAACTCTCTTTAAATAGCGGCGTGTCTGCCCTGACTGGGAGACGGCTGGGAAAAAGTGACGGGGAGATGGGGTTTAAGACCAAGACAGAGGTTCTTAAAAATATCAGGGAGATATTTTACCGCAACTTGGAAGAATATACAGACAAAATGGTGGAGTCTGCCAATGTCGCTTCTGAAGCTATAGGACTTCTTAAGGTTCCTTTCCTGTCAGCAATGATGGGGGGCATCACGAGCGGGGCGGATGTAAGAGATACAAAGCGCCAGGGGACAAAATATAACGGAAGCGGCTGCCTGATCCATGGCCTGTCAGTGGTGGCGGACTCTTTTATTGCCATTGACACGCTGCTTCAGGAAAGGCCCCAGGATGCAGGCCGCCTGATAGAGGCGCTGAGGACAAATTTTGAGAATGACCCGGAAATGCAGCAGTATCTTTTAACTGCCCCTAAATATGGAAATCATATTGCCAGGGCAGACCAGGAGGCGGCTGATATAGCGAACCGTGTCAGCGACCTTATAGCCTCTAAGAAAAATTATTTAGGAAATCCATTCAGGGCCGACTGGTCTACGCCGTCAACACATTTGCTGTATGGGTACTGGGTGGGGGCCACGCCAGACGGAAGAAAGGCCAGGGAACAATTGGGATATGGTATAGACCCATTATATGGGGAGGCCCATCAGGGGTTAGGTTTCCGTATACTTTCCAATATGGGGCTGCCCTTTGAAAAAATGAACGGCGGCTATGCCTCACACTTGGGAATTAACCCCCATTATTTCAGGGGCGCTGATTATGAGGAGAAGGGACTGGAATTTTACAATAAGATTATCAGGCCTCTATTCTATAATCCACATAAGGCCGGTGTATCTCCTTTCTATTTGTATGTAAATGTCACCACTCCTGAGATGCTGCGCAAGGTTCTTGCAGATCCCAAAAAATATGCGCCCAGTGGTGTATATATTATGAGGATACATGGAACTTTTGTAAATTTCCTGGATCTGTCGCCGGATATACAGGAGGATATTATCAAACGCCTGGATCTGGAGTCCACCAGCCTGGAGGCCAGCTGA
- a CDS encoding glycyl-radical enzyme activating protein, with protein sequence MRIFQKGFNYSQDGFGNRLVYHLQGCNMHCPWCSNPEGMKQEGVLMTDEEWLLDSVCPKHAIKEGKLDRTFCAGCQEKECVTQHRTKGIRLSYEEMSVESIVDEVLANSPMFYDKGGVTFTGGEATIQLGELLSVCKLLRECGIHTALETNGSHPKLKRAFPFVSQLIMDCKLCDEEKHKKAVGISNAAVMENIRLAAAEHPCVHIRVPLIGGINDSKEDIREFLDFFQEIGGGNVTFEILAYHEFGRKKWEQCGFSYQMTDRAHVNAAAVRRFQDEIVRLGLKYMRT encoded by the coding sequence ATGCGGATTTTTCAGAAAGGCTTTAATTATTCCCAGGATGGGTTTGGGAATAGGCTTGTTTATCATTTGCAGGGGTGCAATATGCATTGCCCCTGGTGTTCCAACCCAGAGGGAATGAAGCAGGAGGGAGTCCTTATGACGGACGAAGAGTGGTTGTTGGACTCTGTCTGTCCCAAACATGCAATCAAGGAGGGAAAATTGGACCGTACCTTTTGTGCCGGCTGCCAGGAAAAGGAATGTGTCACCCAGCATCGGACAAAGGGGATCCGGCTGTCTTATGAAGAAATGAGTGTGGAGTCAATCGTGGATGAGGTTCTGGCAAACAGTCCAATGTTTTATGACAAAGGAGGAGTGACTTTTACAGGGGGCGAGGCCACCATACAGTTAGGGGAACTTCTGTCTGTATGCAAGCTGCTCAGGGAATGCGGCATCCATACGGCCCTGGAGACAAATGGGAGCCACCCTAAGCTTAAGCGGGCATTTCCTTTCGTCAGCCAGCTTATCATGGACTGTAAGCTTTGCGATGAGGAAAAGCATAAAAAGGCGGTTGGGATATCGAACGCGGCAGTGATGGAAAATATACGTCTTGCGGCGGCTGAGCACCCCTGTGTACATATCCGGGTTCCCCTGATTGGCGGCATCAATGACAGCAAAGAAGATATCCGGGAATTTCTGGACTTTTTTCAGGAAATTGGCGGGGGCAACGTAACTTTTGAGATATTGGCGTACCATGAGTTTGGCAGGAAGAAATGGGAACAGTGCGGTTTCAGTTACCAGATGACGGACAGGGCCCATGTGAATGCGGCAGCCGTAAGGAGATTTCAGGATGAGATTGTAAGGCTGGGACTCAAATACATGAGGACATGA
- a CDS encoding helix-turn-helix domain-containing protein — protein sequence MIDYSPFWLTLQNSEETTYTLIHKHHISGSTLDRLRKNLPLSTVTINDLCRILDCDISDIARYIRSDDEQKL from the coding sequence ATGATTGATTATAGTCCTTTCTGGCTGACGCTGCAGAATTCAGAAGAAACTACGTACACTTTAATCCACAAACATCATATATCTGGCTCAACATTGGACAGGCTGAGGAAAAATCTGCCTTTAAGTACAGTCACGATCAATGATTTGTGCAGGATACTGGATTGTGACATCTCAGATATTGCACGGTACATCCGATCGGACGATGAACAGAAATTATAA
- a CDS encoding DUF3841 domain-containing protein, translating to MNSGKRVHMWTGQDGRVMETLARSGRYAVKQAFIEEKYQDTAWIFKEAYQFLASCAQERISRPPDAQSPVWVYKCVQNIHGGAGLYYLQLAIPEDQILIFDIRKWNRVLNLNFIGETREEEEEFQRRLERKGIKDSVSVFTSPFYPVEKQEIKKSWNKLLEMPAEEEMYVQGMTWEIRQEWIEKTIT from the coding sequence ATGAATAGCGGGAAAAGGGTACACATGTGGACTGGGCAGGACGGACGTGTTATGGAGACATTGGCCCGCTCAGGCAGATATGCTGTTAAACAGGCATTTATTGAGGAGAAGTACCAGGATACTGCATGGATTTTTAAAGAGGCTTATCAATTTTTGGCATCCTGTGCCCAGGAAAGGATTTCAAGGCCGCCTGATGCACAGAGTCCGGTTTGGGTCTATAAATGTGTCCAGAATATCCACGGAGGGGCGGGACTTTATTATCTGCAGCTTGCCATACCTGAAGATCAGATCCTCATCTTTGACATCAGAAAATGGAACCGGGTTCTGAACCTGAATTTTATAGGAGAAACAAGGGAAGAGGAAGAAGAGTTCCAGAGAAGGCTGGAAAGAAAGGGAATTAAAGATTCGGTCTCTGTGTTTACTTCCCCCTTCTATCCTGTGGAAAAGCAAGAAATTAAGAAAAGCTGGAACAAACTGCTGGAAATGCCGGCAGAAGAAGAAATGTACGTGCAGGGCATGACTTGGGAGATCAGGCAGGAATGGATTGAGAAAACCATCACATAA
- a CDS encoding DUF3841 domain-containing protein, with amino-acid sequence MSTLTGWTRQVPQVWEEIQRTGQYSVREEYIQSKNDTIADYYIRLYRWYTQKSRSYIHIPPEEEYPVWFSLSEGFRLQKVPDTVILKVEIPIEKALIIDIEMWEYRGNMMYVPVDKQDRNAFEKELARYGIGDETALAESAKGNYYPLLKKKIIDSWERLFTMPCKDPEKSYATTWGIQREWVKEVISDE; translated from the coding sequence GTGAGTACTTTAACTGGATGGACGCGCCAGGTTCCGCAGGTCTGGGAAGAAATACAAAGGACAGGCCAATACAGTGTGAGAGAAGAGTATATACAGTCAAAAAATGATACGATTGCAGATTATTATATCCGGCTGTACCGCTGGTATACCCAGAAGAGCCGCAGCTATATCCATATCCCCCCAGAGGAGGAGTACCCTGTGTGGTTCTCCCTCTCTGAAGGGTTCCGCTTGCAGAAAGTTCCGGATACGGTTATACTAAAGGTGGAGATTCCAATAGAGAAGGCGCTTATTATTGATATAGAAATGTGGGAGTACCGCGGGAATATGATGTATGTGCCTGTGGATAAACAAGACAGGAATGCCTTTGAAAAGGAACTGGCCCGTTATGGCATCGGGGATGAGACTGCCCTGGCAGAATCTGCCAAGGGAAATTACTATCCTCTGCTGAAAAAGAAAATCATAGACAGCTGGGAACGTTTGTTTACTATGCCCTGCAAGGATCCGGAAAAAAGCTACGCCACAACCTGGGGGATTCAGAGGGAGTGGGTAAAGGAGGTAATATCCGATGAATAG
- a CDS encoding glycine betaine uptake BCCT transporter: MEKSKVSNVVFYASLILTGGIAIWAVVGNASFSIVSNAVFGFLTTNMGWLYLLAMTFFVIFAIGIAFSKYGNIRLGPDGSKPEYKTVSWFAMLFGAGMGVGLVFWGIAEPVSHYINPIAGVEPATAEAADFAMKSSFMHWGVHPWAGYAIIGMALAYFQFRKNKPGLISSIFEPLIGEKGVKGPVGKLIDVLAVFATVAGVVTSLGLGVLQINSGLQYLFGIPTTLIIQIIIIAVISVIYIWSAVSGIDKGIKIISDANLYIAFAIMIAAVLVGPKLEIVNNLVNGFGSYIGNFMQDSLGISTYGDNSWVEAWRIFYWAWWIAWAPFVGIFIARISKGRTIREFVLGVVAAPSLGSILWFAIFGSMGLHLGETGTLSLETLKEVAAVPETGLFVVMKEFPLGTVLSLVALVLLCTFFITSANSGTFVLSMLTSDGNLNPPNNKKVLWGVVQSVTAVGLLIAGGLKPLQTISIAAAFPFIFIMLFTCASLIKALKTEKK, encoded by the coding sequence ATGGAAAAAAGTAAAGTGAGCAATGTCGTTTTTTATGCATCATTGATACTGACAGGTGGTATTGCCATCTGGGCAGTGGTAGGGAATGCTAGTTTTTCAATTGTATCCAATGCCGTATTTGGATTCCTGACTACGAATATGGGGTGGTTGTATCTCCTTGCAATGACCTTTTTTGTAATCTTTGCGATTGGCATTGCGTTTAGTAAATACGGGAATATCCGCTTGGGCCCGGATGGATCCAAACCAGAATATAAGACGGTGTCCTGGTTTGCCATGCTCTTCGGGGCAGGTATGGGTGTAGGGTTAGTATTCTGGGGGATTGCAGAGCCAGTTTCCCACTATATCAACCCAATTGCAGGGGTGGAGCCGGCTACGGCGGAGGCAGCGGATTTTGCTATGAAGTCATCCTTTATGCATTGGGGAGTCCATCCGTGGGCTGGCTATGCCATCATAGGTATGGCGCTGGCATATTTCCAGTTCCGTAAGAATAAACCAGGACTGATTAGTTCTATTTTTGAGCCTCTGATCGGTGAAAAAGGGGTGAAAGGCCCTGTAGGGAAATTGATAGATGTACTTGCTGTGTTTGCGACTGTTGCAGGAGTTGTAACTTCTTTAGGACTGGGAGTCCTCCAGATTAACAGTGGGCTGCAGTATCTGTTCGGGATTCCCACCACCCTGATTATCCAGATTATTATTATAGCTGTCATTTCTGTAATTTATATATGGTCGGCTGTATCTGGAATTGATAAGGGCATCAAGATTATATCCGATGCAAATCTGTATATTGCCTTTGCCATTATGATTGCGGCAGTCCTGGTGGGCCCGAAGCTGGAGATTGTAAATAATCTTGTGAATGGCTTTGGGAGCTATATTGGGAACTTTATGCAGGATAGTCTGGGAATCAGTACATACGGTGATAATTCCTGGGTAGAGGCATGGAGAATTTTCTACTGGGCATGGTGGATTGCCTGGGCGCCATTTGTCGGTATTTTTATTGCCAGGATTTCCAAAGGCAGGACCATCCGGGAATTTGTCCTGGGTGTAGTTGCGGCTCCCAGCTTGGGGTCTATCCTGTGGTTTGCTATTTTTGGGTCCATGGGCCTGCACTTGGGGGAGACAGGGACGTTGTCCCTTGAGACATTAAAGGAGGTTGCAGCGGTTCCTGAAACCGGCCTCTTTGTAGTCATGAAAGAATTCCCGCTGGGAACAGTGCTGTCGCTGGTTGCGCTTGTACTGCTGTGTACGTTCTTTATTACATCGGCAAATTCTGGCACATTTGTGCTATCTATGCTGACATCGGACGGAAATTTAAATCCGCCGAATAACAAAAAGGTATTGTGGGGAGTTGTCCAGTCTGTGACTGCAGTGGGCCTTTTGATTGCAGGAGGGTTAAAACCTCTTCAGACGATCTCCATTGCAGCTGCATTTCCATTTATATTTATTATGCTGTTCACCTGTGCTTCGTTAATAAAAGCATTAAAGACGGAAAAGAAATAA
- the grdH gene encoding betaine reductase selenoprotein B — translation MKKAIVYINQFFGQIGGEEQAGIEPQIHEGQIGPAMQFDKLLDAEVTHTIICGDNYMGSNTEAAIATILGMLEDKEFDIFLAGPAFQAGRYGVACGTICKAVKEKFGVPVVTSINEENPGAEMFKKEMYILRGGNIASKMRKDVAAMVSLANKLLNGEPVGSAEAEGYFPRGIRRQVWREDAKPASERMVEMLVKKVNGEPFETELPIPKMDRVPIAPPVKDLKTARIALLNTGGIVPVDNPDRIQSASATRWGRYDISSTEALKGGEYKTIHAGFDPAAADADPNVITPVDALKVLEKEGVFGSLHPYFYSTVGTGTTQAEAQRMAQEMIPYLREDHVDACIMVSTUGTCTRCGATMVKEIEKAGFPIVQMCNLVPVAKTVGSNRIVPTISIPYPLGDPGTTKEEQWKLRYHRTKVALESLATEIKEQTVFRV, via the coding sequence ATGAAAAAAGCGATTGTATATATAAATCAGTTTTTTGGCCAGATTGGCGGAGAAGAGCAGGCTGGGATAGAACCTCAGATTCACGAAGGGCAGATAGGCCCGGCTATGCAGTTTGACAAACTTTTGGATGCAGAAGTGACACATACGATTATCTGTGGTGACAACTATATGGGGTCTAACACAGAGGCCGCCATTGCAACAATTTTGGGAATGCTGGAGGACAAAGAGTTTGATATTTTTCTGGCAGGCCCGGCGTTCCAGGCAGGGCGCTATGGAGTTGCCTGCGGTACCATCTGTAAAGCTGTAAAAGAAAAGTTTGGCGTTCCGGTTGTTACTTCTATTAATGAGGAGAACCCAGGGGCGGAGATGTTCAAGAAGGAGATGTATATATTAAGAGGCGGAAATATTGCATCTAAGATGAGGAAGGATGTTGCCGCCATGGTCAGCCTTGCCAATAAGCTGCTGAATGGGGAGCCGGTGGGCAGCGCTGAGGCGGAGGGGTATTTCCCGAGAGGAATCCGCCGCCAGGTATGGCGGGAAGATGCAAAGCCTGCTTCTGAGCGTATGGTAGAGATGCTTGTTAAAAAAGTAAATGGGGAACCCTTTGAGACGGAACTTCCTATACCTAAGATGGACAGAGTGCCTATAGCGCCCCCTGTGAAAGATTTAAAGACAGCCAGGATTGCCTTGCTCAACACGGGCGGTATTGTGCCGGTGGATAATCCAGACCGTATCCAGTCCGCATCCGCCACACGCTGGGGAAGATATGATATCTCTTCCACAGAGGCTTTAAAAGGCGGAGAATATAAGACAATCCATGCGGGGTTTGACCCGGCTGCAGCAGATGCGGACCCCAATGTCATCACACCCGTAGATGCACTGAAGGTATTGGAAAAAGAGGGAGTGTTTGGAAGCCTGCACCCATACTTCTATTCAACAGTAGGTACAGGAACTACCCAGGCGGAAGCGCAGAGAATGGCGCAGGAGATGATTCCATATCTTAGGGAGGACCATGTAGACGCATGTATTATGGTTTCCACGTGAGGCACCTGTACTCGTTGCGGTGCAACGATGGTGAAAGAAATTGAGAAGGCTGGCTTCCCGATTGTACAGATGTGTAATCTGGTTCCTGTGGCAAAGACCGTAGGATCGAACAGGATTGTGCCTACCATTTCCATCCCATATCCTCTGGGAGATCCGGGGACAACCAAGGAAGAGCAGTGGAAGCTGCGTTATCACAGGACGAAAGTGGCTCTGGAAAGCCTGGCTACTGAGATTAAAGAACAAACCGTATTTCGTGTTTAA
- a CDS encoding glycine/sarcosine/betaine reductase component B subunit: MKLEIGNFYVKDIVFGEQLSFNDGVLTINKEEALKFICEDDRITEADLYIAKPGDKIRMCPVKEAIEPRTRPDGRSLFPGYTGDLAQAGEGVTYALKNCSVLVVGKHWGGFQDGLIDMSGEGQKYTYFGQLNNIVLVADTNEDFEKNEQQKKNDALRRAGHKLAEFIGACLKDLTPEDTEVYESKPMIKRGEEIEKLPSVVYVMQPQSQMEAMGYNDLIYGWDTNHMVPTVMQPTEVLDGAIVSGSFMPVSSKWSTYDFQNCPNIKALYREHGKTINFLGVIMSNLNVALEEKERSALYVAQIATTLGADAAVVAEEGYGNPDADFVGCIVALEDAGVKTVGVTNECTGRDGQSQPLVTLDEKCDAIVSCGNVSEMIELPPMETVLGELEALGRDGLSGGWANDEILGPSVRADGSIIMENNAMFCGDQVCGWSPKTMKEF; the protein is encoded by the coding sequence ATGAAACTGGAGATTGGTAATTTCTATGTGAAAGATATCGTATTTGGGGAGCAGCTGTCGTTTAATGACGGCGTGCTGACCATTAACAAGGAAGAGGCTCTTAAGTTTATCTGCGAAGATGACCGAATCACAGAAGCAGATCTCTACATCGCAAAGCCAGGCGATAAGATCCGCATGTGCCCTGTAAAGGAAGCCATCGAGCCAAGGACCCGTCCAGACGGGAGAAGCCTGTTCCCGGGATATACAGGAGATTTGGCCCAGGCAGGAGAAGGCGTTACCTATGCATTAAAGAATTGTAGTGTACTGGTAGTAGGAAAGCATTGGGGGGGATTCCAGGACGGACTCATTGACATGAGCGGCGAAGGCCAGAAATATACATATTTTGGACAATTGAACAATATTGTGCTGGTGGCCGACACAAACGAAGATTTTGAAAAGAATGAGCAGCAGAAGAAGAACGATGCGCTCAGGAGGGCAGGGCATAAGCTGGCCGAGTTTATCGGTGCCTGCTTAAAAGACCTGACACCGGAGGACACAGAGGTTTATGAGTCTAAACCAATGATTAAGCGGGGGGAAGAGATTGAGAAACTCCCTTCTGTTGTCTATGTAATGCAGCCGCAGTCCCAGATGGAGGCGATGGGATATAATGACCTTATCTACGGCTGGGATACAAACCACATGGTACCCACGGTTATGCAGCCTACGGAGGTGCTGGATGGCGCTATTGTATCAGGAAGCTTTATGCCGGTTTCCTCCAAGTGGTCCACTTATGACTTTCAGAATTGCCCCAATATTAAAGCTCTTTACAGAGAGCATGGCAAAACCATCAATTTTCTTGGGGTTATCATGTCCAATCTGAATGTTGCCCTTGAGGAGAAAGAAAGATCTGCCCTTTATGTTGCGCAGATTGCGACGACCCTGGGAGCCGATGCAGCAGTTGTGGCAGAAGAAGGGTACGGCAACCCGGATGCGGACTTTGTAGGGTGCATCGTTGCACTGGAGGATGCAGGCGTTAAGACAGTAGGCGTGACAAATGAGTGCACGGGCCGTGACGGGCAGTCCCAGCCTCTTGTGACATTGGATGAGAAATGCGATGCAATCGTATCCTGTGGTAATGTATCAGAGATGATTGAATTACCTCCTATGGAAACAGTACTTGGAGAACTGGAAGCCCTGGGAAGGGACGGACTTTCCGGCGGATGGGCAAATGACGAGATTTTAGGGCCATCAGTCAGGGCAGACGGTTCTATCATTATGGAAAATAATGCAATGTTCTGCGGCGACCAGGTTTGCGGATGGTCTCCGAAAACAATGAAAGAATTCTAA
- a CDS encoding TetR/AcrR family transcriptional regulator, whose protein sequence is MNVNDIEADAQKRQKRIQFINAAKELIDLEGFQNVSIRKIAQRAGFHNSTLYLYFQDLNQLLMLASMKYFGEYSHALNHLSHEARTPIEQFIKIWNYFFDAVLEEPLVFYNFFFGKDSDNLYNIMNTYYELFPEEREYFSDDIEIMYFGRNLTERSLHLLKILLSEDTAVTPDNLEILNEISVAYCKYKIEYKCQNPEADSALIKEEFRAAISCLFGLNL, encoded by the coding sequence ATGAATGTAAATGATATAGAAGCAGACGCGCAGAAGAGGCAGAAACGTATCCAATTTATAAATGCGGCAAAGGAATTGATTGACCTGGAAGGCTTCCAGAATGTCTCTATTCGGAAGATCGCCCAAAGGGCCGGTTTCCACAACTCTACACTTTATTTATATTTCCAGGACTTAAACCAGCTCCTTATGCTGGCATCCATGAAATATTTCGGAGAATACAGCCACGCATTAAACCACTTAAGCCATGAGGCCCGTACCCCTATAGAGCAGTTTATCAAGATATGGAATTATTTTTTTGATGCTGTCCTGGAAGAACCTCTCGTATTCTATAATTTCTTTTTCGGCAAGGACAGTGATAATTTATATAATATAATGAATACGTATTATGAGCTTTTCCCGGAAGAGCGTGAATATTTTTCTGATGATATAGAGATTATGTATTTTGGCAGAAATCTTACAGAACGTTCCCTGCATCTGCTTAAGATACTTCTCTCTGAGGACACGGCTGTCACGCCTGACAACCTGGAGATACTCAATGAGATCAGTGTTGCATACTGCAAATATAAGATAGAATATAAATGCCAGAACCCTGAAGCTGATTCCGCACTGATAAAAGAAGAATTCCGCGCCGCCATATCCTGCCTTTTTGGACTGAACCTATAA
- a CDS encoding FkbM family methyltransferase codes for MKRYITRQTITFLRNEYKYLVGWGAGRDEFFRRYNPAMYQLDYMIDSKNCYFGDICGIKISSEAILDGLKDRGRICFIIYPNAELEIIEQIQQHVLDFDIIAARLIDCGDQPVSTGFSSDNEDIIIAHALSKLGVENPYYVDIGVCHPVIRNNTYLFYERGYREGVLVEPNLDMCGLAEAYRGENTIVRAGACASESGILKYYRHPLSTFAGHNTFSLEEAEKGGFADNYIEVPVYNINQIMAENCRRNPDILDIDTEGMDYELLRVLDMEKYRAKIICTESCMIREQMNKLMAEKGYIHFMDTLENSIYIARECMEMLIK; via the coding sequence ATGAAAAGATACATAACAAGACAGACGATAACATTCTTAAGAAACGAGTATAAATATTTAGTGGGTTGGGGCGCTGGAAGAGATGAGTTCTTTAGGCGTTATAATCCAGCCATGTATCAGCTGGATTATATGATTGACAGTAAAAATTGTTATTTTGGTGATATCTGCGGCATAAAAATATCATCGGAGGCTATCCTGGATGGCCTAAAGGATAGAGGGAGGATTTGCTTTATTATATATCCAAATGCAGAGCTGGAAATTATAGAACAGATTCAGCAACACGTTTTAGATTTTGATATAATTGCGGCCAGACTTATTGACTGCGGTGATCAGCCTGTTAGTACTGGGTTTTCTTCAGATAATGAGGATATCATAATTGCCCATGCATTGTCAAAACTTGGTGTGGAAAATCCTTATTATGTGGATATTGGAGTGTGTCACCCGGTAATCCGTAATAATACGTATTTGTTTTATGAAAGAGGGTACAGGGAAGGGGTTTTGGTAGAACCCAACTTGGATATGTGTGGACTTGCAGAAGCTTACCGGGGAGAAAATACAATAGTCAGGGCTGGAGCCTGTGCCTCAGAAAGCGGGATACTTAAATATTACCGTCATCCTTTATCTACTTTTGCCGGGCATAATACATTTAGCTTAGAAGAGGCAGAAAAAGGAGGGTTTGCTGATAATTATATCGAGGTTCCTGTCTATAATATCAATCAGATAATGGCTGAGAATTGCAGAAGAAATCCAGATATACTTGATATAGATACAGAGGGAATGGATTATGAGCTGCTGAGAGTTCTGGACATGGAGAAATATAGGGCAAAGATAATTTGTACAGAGTCATGTATGATCAGGGAGCAGATGAATAAGCTGATGGCAGAGAAAGGATACATACATTTTATGGATACTTTGGAGAATTCCATTTATATAGCCAGAGAATGTATGGAAATGCTCATTAAATAG